The genomic DNA ggcacaggtggcagcttgtccctgggctgcatcttcagattcgcggagatccagcaggcagccggcccccaagggccgacggcctaccaggtatgacaaaggcttctgccctggaaaacaaaactcaccacgccacgttcctggtctcagtttgcagagctccatgggcactctcaaagcagcccgagttggcacaggtggcagcctttccctgggcggcatcttcagattcgcagaaatccagctgccagccggcccctaagggccgagggcctacctgctactgaaaaggcttctggcccagaaaacaaaactcaccagcccacgttcctggtctcagtttgcagagctccatgggcactgtcaaagcagccccagttggcacaggtggcagcttgtctctaggcagcatcttgattaTAGCCGAGCTGCCCAGGCTCCTCTGGGGTGGGGCTTCTACTCTGGAAATGCCCAGGTTTTCTTTGTCCCCTCCCTACACCCCAAATCCTCAACTCTTTTTTCATCTGGGCTGCAAACGGATCTGAGCCTGTTatcagcagcaaagcagctcctgacCCACACATTTACAGCCCAGCTGACTTTGCTGGGCCAAGTTCCCCATCCAGTGGCCAAATTCAGGGATGCAGCTCATGGTCCTGCCCCAGAGTTTAATGCAGCTGCACCCACCCACAGTGCTGATGTGCTGGACTGCAGCCACACAGGTGAACTGCTAGGTGCAGATTGtgagcaaaaagaaataacagatgGATATCCTGAAATAACACTGGTtcacagagaagctgctgctaaAAAGAAAGGACGCTGACAAGGAGGGTCTGAACAATCCAGTTACTTAATTTACTcctgaattttaataaaaggagaaaagaatcTAGTTAGACCTTCAGTGTTCCAGGAAGAAAGCCTGAACAGCACCTGAGGGAGTGCAAGGATAATACTCCAGGTATCTTAGGAGTAGGCCAAAAAGCCTTATAGACACAGCTTAAGctagaaatgtgaaaaaatcatcacagaatGAGGTTCCACAGGTTAAAAAATACAGGTTACAGCACGTCTTCCAGAGAAAGATACATGCCAGATGTGGCTTGGATGTCCCTAGCACAGCACATGCACTCAGTGAGCAGGTTTGTGGTTTctttccccattcccaatccTTTGGCCTCAGCACCTGGGGTGCTCATGGCTGACCCCTGGGACACTTGGTGTGTACAAGTGCATCACCGGACTGTGCATATGAGCCCTCAGGAAGGCcagatggaaacaaaagctgctgcaggagatcaGTGAACATACTCAAACTTGAAGGTACTGATAGAGCAGTGGAGAATAGtctttattattaaaaacaataaaatccttAAAGATGAGTCATGTTTATACAAAAGCATTTgtaatttcaataatttatttacaagGCAATTAGGCAAAGAAGAAGTGAGAAGTTCCCAAAACTTCTCCCTTGTTTAAAGTGACCAGGCTCCTTCCAAGCAAGTGCTTCATACCCACCCAGCACATCCACAAATATGGGACAAATCAGAGTTCAGCAGAAGTTCTTCAGTGAGCAACCAATGCTCAAGCTGTAATTACCACACAGGTCAGATTTGTCAGGAATAGCACTTTTTATCCTTTACCTTTCAGTTCTGTCAGGGCAGAAAGGAATGGAAAACCTGTCACAGAAATCCCCATTAAAAGCAAGCAATGATGTCTCCCTGTGGGACAGCCTGCAGAATAACTCTCCAATTCCTGCATCagtgagcagccctgctgctggcttcaCTGAAAAACTGGGTAAGTTGTATGTCCACACCAGAAGTCAAAGGATAAGAAGTCTGCTGGCTTTGAGTTAGTACCTACCCAGTAGTAAAACAATACAAAGTCAATTGAAATACCAGCGTTTCACAACATCTACTCCATGCTTCTCTTCACACAAGTATTGGTTATGCAGAGAAACTTCTTTACTGGCTTCAAAGGACAGGTTCTGCACATCTGTGAAGCTCCTGGAACACATGAAGCTAAATCAGTGACTCTGAAGGACAATAACTCTGCTTTAGCCCAAAGACTACATGCCTGGACATCTCCATCTTTCTCCTACTATGGccccaccagaaaaaaacaaatgtaaaatgtgaattttcttctcaaaagtAAGAACTAGGAGGAGAGATGGGGCGGTTTGCAGGAGGGGGAGATGAGTGGCTTAATGATCTATTAATCTTCAAAGATTTTAACTCTAATCTCTTCTGGGGCaatgaaggaagggaaggacatTAGTCATGCTTTATCTCTTCTTCATCCTCCCAGGGATGCTTTGCATTTGTTGTCACAACAGTAGAGGAGAAAACCCTTCTCTGTGCTCCTTGTGCCTTCTCAAGGATGACACATTTGCAGGGTTGTTATTTAAGACAGTTTGCAGCTCACTTTTCTGTCTCCTGGGTTTCTCCACTCCTACATACCTAAACTTGCCAGGTCTATTCTTGCTCAGTGAAATTCTCAGCTCAAGTGTCAGAGAAATGGCACACTGAGGTGGCTCACCTGGAGTacaaacccaaccccaaaccccctaCTGTgactgcaggcagggcagggacagaaatACAGATGACTGCTACAAAGAGAATTACACTTGGTGCTACCAAACACTCAGTTAACTCTCCTCTAGTCTGAGTTCTGGATATATTCTGGCAAGGGCTACAGATTTTCCTCCAAATATTTACTCAACAAGTCTTTCCACTCAATTGTTGTGATACCTTTGAAGCCCTTTACTCAGTTGCTGAGACACTTCTTGAAGCTCCTTCAGTGCACCAAGTGCTTTTGCACTATCCTCTGAGTGGTTTGGCATAACTTCTGTCAGAAGCTCCTGTGTGATCATTAATTGCTTTCCCAGTTCATCTGGAAGATGAGAAGTTAAAGGCATTATTAAAAATGAGAGTGGCATCGGTTAATACAAGATATTAACAGCTGGAGTAACCCAGAGACAGGTGAACtagcttacaaaaaaaaatattgttcagCTTTCACAAAAACACCATGAAACTGTGAAAGCCAAATTGTTTTTCACTGTTGTGACTAGCACCAGCAACAGGCTATTAAAATTGCTCATCAAGCTCTCATTTAGAGTATGTCAAagatttttaagagaaatgtaagagaaaaaaacaagttttagACACCCAAAGTTCCCTGGCCAGTTTCACGTATTGCTGTTGGCAGTCCCCCCTCCATGAAATTTACTCAGCCATTTCCTTCAACattcccaaacaaaaaaatgcaccTATTCCTTTCTAGTCTTCTCACAAGAATTCTAAGCTCTTCAATAAATACTTTGCATTTGTCTTAAAGTGCAAGATAACTGTAAATGATTTAAGAATCTCGTTTTTTGCAGACCAGCAGTTTAAAAACGTAACTTTTTTGTCCAGATTTCAATACAAAATGCATGGACTGATTTATTAAATATTCTCGGATTCAAGACAGCACACAATAATATTTAAGCTCCAGTTCTGCAAGAAACATGAGCAAGTCTGCTCAGGTGACTCTGTCCctcaaacacagaaacaagaaaGATCAGAGCATTCCTACAACTTGTTtacacaggagaaaaacaaagggTGAGGAATGCCATGAATACAgttaaaatacacagaaaccTGCTAGAGAAGGTGCATATGACTGAGCTAActtaaaatgttcatttcttctctgctgcaaGATAAAAAACTGTGTAGTTAATGGTTAAACAGAGGCAAGAATTACACACAGCACAACATGTGATCATTGCTGCAGCCCAGTGTCCACACAGGCTCTAAGAGCACACACAGTTCCTCCAGTGGCAGATGTAGCAGTAACAATGTGAGAAGCCTTTTTTAGCATAAACCCActaaaactgaaagcaaatttGATAAATCAGATTTTCATACCAAGGTAGGTTTGCTTATCTCCTTCTATGTGAATGTTCTTTATGGGCAATTCGTGTCTTGTAGCATCCAGGGAAGCTGCAAAGCTTTTGTATTGCTCTTTAAACTGTTCACAGACAGCAACGAGGGGAGACAGCACTTCTATCTGAAAGAGACACACTGAACAACACTTCTCCAAAAGCACATCTTCTGTAATTACACACCTGGCTCACtacaaaaaaatactttatgaTGAAACCAAATACGACTCTGAAATGCTTATTGACAGGAATTCCAGAAGTCTGTGGTACAATAATCCTATCAAGCTGTTGATTATGTTTTCCTCTATGTCTGCAGTACCAGTTCCCTTGTTTCTGTAGCTCAGAGATATTGGCAACACAGCCAGCAGAGGGTTTTATATCAGATCCTTTGGCTGTAATTAACAGGCGTGTTCTCCAGAAGCCTTGTTCCATTTTTGCAACGTGTATTtgttaaaaagcaaagagattCCGTTTTGAAAATTCATTATTCGAACATTAATTATTCATTAGAAACCTGTCTTCTTACAATTAGGCCAGAACTACTTGTGGCTAACACAAATAAACAATAGAAGATGTTCACTTCTCTCAAAGGGGTGGCATCCCAGCTCTGGCCATAGCTGGAGCTGCCTAAGTGTGGGATGTTCTGTGGTTTTGGGTACTTTCACCTCCTGGGCATCACCCAGACCCACCCTGGCAGCCACTGCAATCTCTGCCCCGGCCCAAGAgctccagcttctccttcctgcctgtCCACAGGGAACTCAACAGTGACAAAGGTGCTGCAGACCTCAACAGGAAGGAgatatttgtttcctttaagaTGTATACAATTGTACCCCTGCAGgccacagaaacagagaaatctCCCCTGGATAAAGGAATACTTCATAAACGAGTTTGTGTAACTATCAGagaagttttaattaaaacttacCTGTTTGTCCAACGTTTCACTGAGcttctgctctctctcctcGAGCAGAATTTCACGTTTCAGCTCCCAGAGCTTCTCCTGTTGTCTCCGCTTCTCTTCACACAACAttagcaaatttttttctgctttttcctccatcttggcaacctttttttctgtctattaCATCCCAAAAATATTCACAATTAAAGCAATGCTACATCTGAGCAATTAACatattctgaataaaaaaatgcaagccTCAGACCAAACCAAAGAGTTTCAGTTAATGAAGAGGAGACCTCACACAGTAGGCACAGAAACTCAGAGTTAAAAACCCTCTCAAGACTCTCGCCCCACCCCTGCTTCtttttgtaaaggaaaatacacacacagagcactgagGGAATAAAGTCACTGCCACACCCTTCAACTCCAGACACACTCACATTTTTCCCAAAACTTCTGCCTCCCCCTAACTGCTAAGAATGAGCACTAGCTTGGTAAACTGGCACTGAATCCACTCTAAGAGCTGTCATAGCAAGTTTTATGGTTCTACAAATGATAAACCTATACAGTCACAAAACCCAACTTTGACAGGTCAGGAAGCatttaagaaattaaacaatTCCTCAAGATCAAGTTCTATCTGAAACACCAAATCTTTGACCAACTCTCACCTTTATTCTTAGGAAAGTTAAAAGTAGTGTCTCAGATTCCAGTTCTGCCATCAGATCACATGAATCGGtttccttcagaaaagaaaagaatattctACATCAAGCTTGGTATTTAAACAACTGGTTTTTTCAGAGGTCAAATTAATTACCAGATTAATTACCAACAGTCCAATTCATGCCTGGAATCATCACTGCCAACAGGCAGCTCAATGAGAGAAGTTCGTTTTTTAAACACTCGTGTTCATTTATTCCATCTCTTTGTTCCACCACcttttataatattttcagcagattttCATTATTCTGGTAGAGAATTTGAAGTTCCAGTGCTACACTGAATGAGATCCCCAAATAAGGCCCTTTATATTAGATTGAATCAGTGTTTGTTCTCAGAACAAAAACGCCAGGAAATACTTAAAGATAATGTGATATAATTAAGGAGTTTGGGCAGGGATGCAAGAAGAATCCACCTGAGGAGATGCAATAATTGGAACACATTCTTTAGCACGAGTGATGGAAGGAAAGCTCTGGTCAGTGTCCAGGTATCAGATCAACACACTGACCACTGCCAGCACTGACTTCTGCAAGGAGGCTTTAGATCCTGCCAGGACCTCAGCTGTAATTCAGATTAAAGATAAACAGAAAGtcttcatttcaaaataaatatgcttACCAGTGTAAGCAGAGAGACTCACCTCATCAGTCTCTTCActcattttctttgtctctgaATCCTCTTCTGAACCAGATTCTGAGTAAGAGCTCTTCTTGGGGTCACTTTTATCTGAAACACAATGGCAAAGTTAGTGTGCTGCTCTTCTGTCGAGGTCTATAGGGTGGGTCAATGGACCACCAGCTTCTTTAAAGGCAGagataatttcaaaatgattgTGAGCACCAGCAAGAAAGATCTGTGCTCTGTTTCAGGCTCTG from Motacilla alba alba isolate MOTALB_02 chromosome 28, Motacilla_alba_V1.0_pri, whole genome shotgun sequence includes the following:
- the HAUS8 gene encoding HAUS augmin-like complex subunit 8, coding for MSSAGSGTAAAGQTPKAKRKGGRIVQSRYLQFDKNHSKKAPRQPSSGVAQRKAEKDASSSSSSSNSSLPASRTKARLVVSQKDETSASVDLSSLNQGGFEKGDLQSTLLDEGKMKLPDLDISDIKDKSDPKKSSYSESGSEEDSETKKMSEETDEETDSCDLMAELESETLLLTFLRIKTEKKVAKMEEKAEKNLLMLCEEKRRQQEKLWELKREILLEEREQKLSETLDKQIEVLSPLVAVCEQFKEQYKSFAASLDATRHELPIKNIHIEGDKQTYLDELGKQLMITQELLTEVMPNHSEDSAKALGALKELQEVSQQLSKGLQRSFTDVQNLSFEASKEVSLHNQYLCEEKHGVDVVKRWYFN